The following are from one region of the Flavobacteriaceae bacterium UJ101 genome:
- the trmA gene encoding tRNA (uracil(54)-C(5))-methyltransferase (Belongs to the class I-like SAM-binding methyltransferase superfamily. RNA M5U methyltransferase family.; KEGG: mmo:MMOB5020 tRNA (uracil-5-)-methyltransferase), with translation MGTIHYEEYLVNSQLLHPTIQRFINENLQNDVQKLLLSNKKIEHVSIKEIVKQIECKKKSKKKLPTWFETPNILYHKKINIEQTSSEITAHYKAQLFSGESMIDLTSGFGVDAYYFSKQFQHITLCERNNSLLEKVKHNYQQLDVSNASFYEGNSIEYLKSIQNPIDLIYVDPARRNEEQKVFLLEDCMPNIIELQSLLFEKSHRILIKLSPLFDIKELTRKLKGIKTIYIIAIKNEVKELLVELEKDYKQETTIVCENLETSQPTFTYSINTLSSTIHYASEVASFLYEPNAAIYKSGAFNLIATQFDLKKLAQNSHLYTSDVVVKDFPGKIYKVNTLLNPQTKTLKKALNQTHYNIISRNYPLKVAEIKKKYKLLEGGVDFIIFTQIKSKKIALLCERFS, from the coding sequence ATGGGTACAATCCATTACGAAGAATATCTAGTGAATTCACAACTCTTACACCCTACCATACAACGATTCATTAATGAAAATCTACAAAACGATGTTCAAAAATTATTATTATCAAATAAAAAGATTGAACACGTTTCTATCAAAGAAATTGTTAAACAAATAGAATGTAAAAAGAAATCTAAAAAGAAATTGCCTACTTGGTTTGAAACCCCCAATATACTCTATCATAAGAAAATCAATATAGAACAAACTTCTTCTGAAATTACAGCTCATTATAAAGCTCAATTATTTTCTGGGGAATCCATGATTGACCTAACCAGTGGTTTTGGTGTAGATGCTTATTATTTTTCTAAACAATTTCAACACATTACTTTATGCGAACGTAACAACTCTTTATTAGAGAAAGTAAAACACAATTATCAACAGTTAGATGTTTCAAATGCTTCATTTTACGAAGGAAACAGTATTGAATATTTAAAAAGTATTCAAAACCCTATTGATTTAATTTATGTAGATCCTGCTAGAAGAAATGAGGAACAAAAAGTCTTTTTATTAGAAGATTGCATGCCTAACATAATAGAACTTCAATCTTTATTATTTGAAAAAAGCCATCGTATTCTTATCAAACTCTCTCCTCTATTTGATATTAAAGAGTTAACACGAAAACTAAAAGGAATCAAAACCATTTATATCATAGCAATAAAAAATGAGGTTAAAGAGCTTTTAGTAGAGTTAGAAAAAGATTATAAACAAGAAACCACTATTGTTTGTGAAAATTTAGAAACATCTCAACCTACATTTACCTATTCTATAAATACCCTATCATCCACAATACATTACGCTTCAGAAGTAGCTTCTTTTCTATACGAACCTAATGCTGCTATCTATAAATCAGGAGCTTTTAATTTAATTGCAACACAATTTGACTTAAAAAAATTAGCTCAAAATTCCCATTTATATACTTCTGACGTAGTTGTAAAAGATTTTCCTGGAAAAATCTATAAAGTTAATACTCTTTTAAATCCTCAAACGAAAACATTAAAAAAAGCTCTAAATCAAACACATTATAATATCATTTCACGCAATTATCCTTTAAAAGTTGCTGAAATTAAAAAGAAATATAAATTACTAGAAGGAGGTGTTGATTTTATCATTTTTACACAAATCAAATCCAAAAAAATAGCGCTTTTATGCGAACGATTTTCTTGA
- a CDS encoding UPF0118 membrane protein (Belongs to the UPF0118 (PerM) family.), whose translation MSSIDNKIARGIVKAVLGLVGLALLLYFLYQIQIVFVYLGIAAVIAIIGRPLVLFLNEKLRVPNAISAILTMFLFLIILTGFVSLFVPLITQQADNLSLLNQDSFRTNLELQIYQIIEYLEKYKIDLSNNFLNIENIMDEISNFLPDFLNSVLGIVSSLIMGIFSVLFISFFLLKDRSLLKNMLFSVVPDKEESHLENVLDKTNDLLSRYFIGLIIQVLVMFTLYIIILLSFGINNALIIAFVCALMNLIPYIGPLVGAIIISFLTMSHYIGEGLPFNTGVLPNTGYVLIAYLAAQMIDNFINQPLIFSNSVKSHPLEIFIVIIIGGTLFGVVGMIIAVPAYTALRVVLKEFFGQFKWVQSITKNI comes from the coding sequence ATGAGTAGTATAGATAATAAAATAGCAAGAGGAATTGTTAAAGCAGTTTTAGGATTAGTAGGGCTCGCTTTATTGTTATATTTCCTATATCAAATACAAATTGTTTTTGTTTATCTTGGTATAGCAGCCGTTATTGCTATTATTGGGAGACCTTTAGTTCTTTTTCTAAATGAAAAACTACGTGTACCCAATGCGATTTCAGCTATTCTTACTATGTTTTTATTTCTTATAATACTTACTGGTTTTGTGAGCTTGTTTGTCCCACTAATTACACAACAAGCAGATAACTTATCACTATTAAATCAAGATAGTTTTAGAACCAATTTGGAATTACAGATTTATCAAATTATAGAATACTTAGAAAAATATAAAATTGATCTATCCAATAATTTTCTAAATATTGAAAACATTATGGATGAAATCAGTAATTTTCTTCCTGATTTTTTAAATAGTGTATTGGGCATTGTGAGTTCTTTAATTATGGGGATTTTCTCTGTATTATTCATATCATTCTTTTTATTGAAAGATCGAAGTTTATTAAAAAATATGCTCTTTAGTGTTGTACCTGACAAAGAAGAAAGCCATTTAGAAAATGTATTAGACAAAACTAATGATTTGCTTTCTCGATACTTTATCGGATTGATCATCCAAGTTTTGGTTATGTTTACCTTATACATCATTATTTTACTATCATTTGGAATTAATAATGCCCTTATTATTGCTTTTGTATGTGCCTTAATGAACCTTATTCCTTATATAGGTCCTTTAGTTGGAGCTATTATCATTTCTTTTTTAACTATGAGTCATTATATCGGAGAAGGTCTTCCTTTTAATACAGGTGTTCTTCCCAATACAGGTTATGTACTTATAGCCTATTTAGCAGCTCAAATGATCGATAACTTTATTAATCAACCTTTAATATTTTCAAACAGTGTTAAATCACACCCTCTAGAAATATTTATTGTGATTATTATTGGTGGAACTTTATTTGGTGTTGTAGGAATGATTATTGCAGTTCCGGCTTATACTGCCCTTAGAGTTGTTTTAAAAGAATTTTTTGGACAATTTAAATGGGTACAATCCATTACGAAGAATATCTAG
- a CDS encoding membrane alanyl aminopeptidase (Proteases F1, F2 and F3 degrade oligopeptides produced by Tricorn (themselves probably produced by the proteasome), yielding free amino acids. Belongs to the peptidase M1 family.; KEGG: ipa:Isop_1379 aminopeptidase N), with translation MKHLFFLPILFISHYFFSQSFDAQKYTYSVMLNEKSDEIRVYANLDFKKLSKEKEFLKLNLVQQIPQSSTGMKITELQLNGIKTDNFRHYQDTISIPIAAQHEKFSIGIKYKGKPKDGLIISTLSNQNKTYFSDHWPNRARYWLASIDSPLDKVKVEFKVYAPKGYQVVSNGALKQQQHFDKFSYFNWETNYDIPTKVMAVGVAKFKSEIYQKRPIKVSGYTFDGDVHHYHKSTEILKWFENKIASYPFQKLANVQSKTRYGGMENAGCIFYNEKSVLSNSEQLIAHEIAHQWFGNSVTEKSFTDLWLSEGFATFLENQYLKDTKGIVAYEKAMLEAQNSIIKFHYRFPKFIMVPSKIEDPNLMLNPYSYQKGAWFLHTLQKEIGEDLFWKIIREFYQEFKFKNVDSNDFKNFVEKESKKDLTPLFELWLYKSELPPFNL, from the coding sequence ATGAAGCATCTATTTTTCTTACCTATCTTATTCATTTCTCATTATTTTTTCAGTCAATCGTTTGATGCTCAAAAATATACTTATTCTGTTATGCTTAATGAAAAAAGTGATGAAATCAGAGTTTATGCAAATCTAGACTTTAAAAAACTTAGTAAAGAAAAAGAGTTTTTAAAATTAAATTTAGTTCAACAAATTCCTCAATCTTCAACAGGAATGAAAATAACGGAATTACAACTAAACGGTATTAAAACTGATAATTTTAGACATTATCAAGATACTATATCGATTCCTATAGCAGCTCAACATGAAAAATTTTCAATAGGAATTAAATATAAAGGAAAACCAAAAGACGGTTTGATTATTTCTACTTTATCAAACCAAAATAAAACCTATTTTTCTGACCATTGGCCTAATAGAGCACGGTATTGGTTGGCTTCAATAGATTCTCCTTTAGATAAAGTAAAAGTTGAATTTAAAGTTTATGCACCTAAAGGGTATCAAGTAGTATCTAATGGGGCGCTAAAACAACAACAGCATTTTGATAAATTCAGTTATTTCAATTGGGAAACAAATTATGATATTCCTACCAAAGTTATGGCAGTAGGTGTAGCTAAATTTAAATCTGAAATTTACCAAAAAAGACCCATAAAAGTTTCTGGTTATACGTTTGATGGTGATGTTCATCATTATCATAAATCTACTGAAATTTTAAAATGGTTTGAAAATAAAATAGCATCCTACCCTTTTCAAAAATTGGCTAATGTTCAATCTAAAACGCGTTATGGTGGGATGGAAAATGCAGGATGTATTTTTTATAATGAAAAATCAGTACTATCAAATTCTGAACAACTTATTGCTCATGAAATAGCTCATCAATGGTTTGGAAATTCGGTTACAGAAAAAAGTTTTACTGACTTATGGTTAAGTGAAGGTTTTGCCACTTTCTTAGAAAATCAGTACCTAAAAGATACAAAAGGTATTGTAGCTTATGAAAAAGCCATGCTAGAAGCACAAAATAGTATTATTAAATTTCATTACCGCTTTCCAAAGTTTATTATGGTTCCTTCTAAGATTGAAGATCCTAATTTAATGCTTAACCCCTATTCTTATCAAAAGGGAGCCTGGTTTTTACATACATTACAAAAAGAAATAGGCGAAGATTTATTTTGGAAAATTATTCGTGAGTTTTATCAAGAGTTTAAATTTAAAAATGTTGACTCTAATGATTTTAAGAATTTTGTAGAAAAAGAATCTAAAAAAGATTTAACACCACTTTTTGAATTGTGGCTCTATAAATCTGAATTACCTCCATTCAACTTATAA
- the CPD gene encoding metallocarboxypeptidase D (Extracellular metalloprotease that contributes to pathogenicity; Belongs to the peptidase M14 family.; KEGG: dpp:DICPUDRAFT_37244 carboxypeptidase D) — translation MKFSIKNYSKYKEEKIHNRLIDYKLLCKLLVNRNYLIIGQSVEGRNIHMFEFGKGEKKVMLWTQMHGNEATGTNAIFDLINLLEDQENPYAKKILERLTLQIIPMVNPDGTELIQRRNAMHIDINRDFIKKQAPETQVLQKAIDNFNPLVCFNLHDQRTIFNVEGTSNPATISFLAPSEDKERTVTNKRKQTMGIISAMNKELQEYAYDHVGRYTDEFYPNAFGDNLQKKGYCTVLIEAGGSKNDLERQHTRYLNWISLIAGLDFISKTDDLSEGYEEYNQIPQNDQKMLDVVYRNVKIKKDTTESIVDLGIMLNEKLNNQQRELVKNPRIEQIGDLDAYFGYEEIDAEGKMFSVQERHYPILNESADFELI, via the coding sequence ATGAAATTTAGCATAAAAAATTATTCAAAATATAAAGAAGAGAAAATTCATAATAGACTGATAGATTATAAACTACTTTGTAAATTATTAGTAAATAGAAATTACTTAATTATTGGCCAATCAGTAGAAGGAAGAAATATTCATATGTTTGAATTTGGAAAAGGAGAAAAGAAGGTTATGCTTTGGACTCAAATGCACGGGAATGAAGCCACTGGAACTAATGCCATTTTTGATTTAATTAATTTATTAGAGGATCAAGAAAATCCATATGCAAAAAAAATATTAGAAAGATTAACACTCCAAATTATTCCAATGGTAAATCCAGATGGAACAGAATTGATTCAACGAAGGAATGCTATGCATATTGATATAAATCGTGATTTTATAAAAAAACAAGCTCCTGAAACACAAGTTTTACAAAAAGCTATTGATAATTTTAATCCTCTTGTTTGCTTTAATTTACATGATCAAAGAACTATTTTTAATGTAGAAGGCACTTCAAACCCTGCTACAATTTCCTTTTTAGCACCTTCAGAAGATAAAGAAAGAACAGTAACGAATAAACGTAAGCAAACTATGGGTATTATTTCAGCAATGAATAAAGAGCTTCAAGAGTATGCTTATGACCATGTAGGTCGTTATACAGATGAATTTTATCCAAATGCATTTGGAGATAATCTACAAAAAAAAGGTTATTGTACTGTTTTAATCGAAGCTGGAGGTTCAAAAAATGATTTAGAAAGGCAACATACTCGTTATTTAAATTGGATTTCATTAATTGCAGGATTGGATTTTATCAGTAAAACAGATGATCTTTCAGAAGGTTATGAAGAGTATAATCAAATTCCTCAAAATGATCAAAAGATGTTAGATGTGGTTTATCGAAATGTAAAAATTAAGAAAGATACTACCGAATCTATAGTTGATTTAGGGATCATGTTAAATGAAAAATTAAATAATCAACAAAGGGAATTGGTTAAAAATCCTAGAATAGAACAAATAGGAGATCTAGATGCTTATTTTGGTTATGAAGAGATTGATGCTGAAGGAAAAATGTTCTCTGTACAAGAAAGGCATTATCCTATTTTGAATGAATCTGCTGATTTTGAATTGATTTAA
- a CDS encoding C4-dicarboxylate transport protein (Responsible for the transport of dicarboxylates such as succinate, fumarate, and malate from the periplasm across the membrane; Belongs to the sodium:dicarboxylate (SDF) symporter (TC 2.A.23) family.) — MKIALHWRILIGIVAGLIFGLGMNFATGGQMDSGFLYGIKTFFSYMGEIFVRLLKMMVVPLVFASIYMAIVNLENIAEIGKIGKKTIGYYFLTTALAVGMGIVVVNIIQPGNVDAQTVEKLKAAMDIPAKVAKASVGEKNSVEIVVDTIVGMIPKNPISALANTEVLQVIFFAIFIALVSVNIPVKSKAFADMVSSVDAIMQKGVGFIMKIAPFFLFFLVGGIFMKVGMDALAPLLKYAGTVLIGLGLHGFVTLPLLVWIFTKTNPYKLLRQMTTPLLTAWATASSAATLPVTMRTLEEEVGVNPKVSNFVLPLGATINMDGTALYESIAVIFIAGILGIDLSFGDQIVIFITASLAAMGAAAIPGAGLVTMGIVLSAVGMPLDAIGIILAVDALLDQFRTAINVWGDGTASYVINHSEKDHLDGELDGTVTVE, encoded by the coding sequence ATGAAAATAGCATTGCACTGGAGAATCCTTATTGGGATTGTAGCAGGATTAATTTTCGGTTTAGGTATGAATTTTGCCACCGGAGGACAAATGGATAGTGGATTTCTATACGGTATAAAAACCTTTTTCTCTTATATGGGAGAAATTTTTGTTCGCTTATTAAAAATGATGGTAGTACCTTTAGTATTTGCCTCAATTTACATGGCCATTGTAAATTTAGAAAATATTGCTGAAATTGGAAAAATAGGTAAAAAAACCATAGGTTATTATTTCTTAACAACAGCTTTAGCCGTTGGAATGGGGATTGTAGTAGTAAACATTATTCAACCAGGAAATGTTGATGCTCAAACTGTTGAGAAATTGAAAGCTGCCATGGATATTCCTGCAAAAGTTGCAAAAGCAAGTGTAGGTGAAAAAAATTCTGTGGAAATTGTGGTTGATACTATTGTTGGAATGATTCCTAAAAACCCTATTAGCGCATTAGCTAATACAGAAGTATTACAAGTTATCTTTTTTGCAATATTTATAGCATTAGTATCCGTAAACATTCCTGTAAAATCAAAAGCTTTCGCAGATATGGTAAGCTCAGTTGATGCCATCATGCAAAAAGGTGTTGGGTTTATCATGAAAATTGCCCCTTTCTTCTTATTCTTCTTAGTTGGAGGAATCTTCATGAAAGTAGGTATGGATGCTTTAGCTCCTTTACTTAAATATGCAGGTACTGTATTAATCGGATTAGGATTACATGGATTTGTAACATTACCTTTATTAGTATGGATTTTTACAAAAACAAATCCATACAAATTATTAAGACAAATGACTACTCCTCTTTTAACAGCCTGGGCAACGGCATCTTCTGCAGCAACCTTACCTGTTACTATGAGAACTTTAGAAGAAGAAGTTGGCGTTAATCCTAAAGTCTCTAATTTTGTATTACCTTTGGGTGCAACTATCAATATGGACGGTACGGCATTATACGAATCAATTGCCGTAATTTTTATTGCAGGTATTTTAGGTATTGATTTATCATTTGGAGATCAAATAGTTATCTTTATTACCGCTTCGTTGGCTGCAATGGGAGCTGCTGCAATTCCTGGTGCCGGATTAGTTACCATGGGTATTGTTTTATCAGCAGTAGGAATGCCATTAGATGCCATAGGAATTATTTTAGCTGTGGATGCCTTATTAGATCAATTCCGTACAGCTATTAATGTTTGGGGTGATGGTACTGCATCTTATGTAATCAATCATTCTGAGAAAGACCATTTGGATGGTGAATTAGATGGAACCGTAACAGTAGAATAA
- a CDS encoding uvrABC system protein (The UvrABC repair system catalyzes the recognition and processing of DNA lesions. A damage recognition complex composed of 2 UvrA and 2 UvrB subunits scans DNA for abnormalities. Upon binding of the UvrA(2)B(2) complex to a putative damaged site, the DNA wraps around one UvrB monomer. DNA wrap is dependent on ATP binding by UvrB and probably causes local melting of the DNA helix, facilitating insertion of UvrB beta-hairpin between the DNA strands. Then UvrB probes one DNA strand for the presence of a lesion. If a lesion is found the UvrA subunits dissociate and the UvrB-DNA preincision complex is formed. This complex is subsequently bound by UvrC and the second UvrB is released. If no lesion is found, the DNA wraps around the other UvrB subunit that will check the other stand for damage; Belongs to the UvrB family; Contains 1 helicase ATP-binding domain; Contains 1 helicase C-terminal domain; Contains 1 UVR domain.) produces MKFKLHSEFQPTGDQPEAIKQLVTGIENGDEDQVLLGVTGSGKTFTVANVIEKVQRPTLVLAHNKTLAAQLYNEFKNFFPENAVEYFVSYYDYYQPEAYIAHSNTYIEKDLSINDEIEKLRLSATSSLLSGRRDVLVVASVSCLYGIGNPVEFNKSVIHIQEGQTITRNNLLNQFVTSLYSRSDADFLRGNFRVRGDVIDIFPAYSDYAVRIHFFDDEIEQIETFDVPTGTIIENYSEINIYPANLFVTSQDILQNAIKNIQDDLLKQVDFFKEQGKNLEAKRILERTEFDLEMIRELGYCSGIENYSRYLDGRNPGSRPFCLLDYFPDDYLMVIDESHVTVPQVHAMYGGDHSRKQNLVEYGFRLPSAMDNRPLKFEEFTQLQNQVLYISATPADYELEKSDGVFVEQVIRPTGLLDPIIEVRPTENQIDDLIEEIQKRVEEDERILVTTLTKRMAEEVTKYFTKLQIRTRYIHSDVDTLERVEIMQDLRAGRFDVLVGVNLLREGLDLPEVSLVAIMDADKEGFLRSHRSLTQTVGRAARNLNGMAIMYGDKITNSMKITIDETNRRREKQIAYNVKNNIQPKALNKSLDNDLVNNPYQKKDFTLEVTKAAENENEYLTRPQIEQKIKTKQKEMEQAAKNLEFILAASIRDEIKWLKEKLNS; encoded by the coding sequence ATGAAATTTAAACTCCACTCAGAATTTCAACCTACTGGTGATCAACCTGAAGCAATTAAGCAATTAGTAACAGGTATTGAAAATGGTGATGAAGATCAAGTTTTACTAGGTGTTACCGGTTCTGGTAAAACATTTACAGTAGCCAATGTTATTGAAAAAGTGCAACGTCCTACGTTAGTTCTTGCCCATAATAAAACATTAGCTGCTCAATTATACAATGAGTTTAAAAATTTCTTTCCTGAAAATGCAGTAGAATACTTTGTATCCTATTATGATTATTACCAACCTGAAGCGTATATAGCACATTCAAATACCTATATCGAAAAAGACTTATCTATTAATGATGAAATAGAAAAACTACGTTTAAGTGCTACTTCTTCCCTCCTTTCGGGACGTCGGGATGTTTTAGTGGTAGCATCTGTTTCATGTCTATATGGTATAGGGAACCCTGTAGAGTTTAATAAAAGTGTCATTCACATTCAAGAAGGGCAAACCATAACACGTAATAATTTATTAAACCAATTTGTCACTAGTTTATATTCTCGTTCTGATGCCGATTTTCTAAGAGGAAATTTTCGAGTTCGAGGAGATGTAATTGACATTTTCCCTGCTTATTCAGACTATGCTGTACGCATTCATTTTTTTGATGATGAAATTGAGCAAATTGAAACATTTGATGTTCCAACAGGAACTATAATAGAAAATTATTCTGAAATCAATATTTATCCTGCAAACCTATTTGTGACTTCACAGGACATCTTACAAAATGCCATAAAAAATATTCAAGATGATCTATTAAAGCAAGTTGATTTTTTCAAAGAACAAGGAAAAAACCTTGAGGCTAAACGTATTTTAGAACGAACCGAATTTGATTTAGAAATGATTCGGGAATTAGGATATTGTTCTGGTATTGAAAATTATTCTCGGTACTTAGATGGAAGGAACCCCGGTTCACGCCCTTTCTGTTTACTTGATTATTTTCCAGATGATTACCTTATGGTTATTGATGAGAGCCATGTTACCGTTCCACAAGTCCATGCTATGTATGGAGGAGACCATTCTCGAAAACAAAACTTAGTAGAATATGGTTTCCGACTACCTTCTGCTATGGACAATAGACCCTTAAAATTTGAAGAATTTACGCAATTACAAAATCAAGTTCTTTATATAAGTGCTACACCCGCTGATTATGAATTAGAAAAATCAGATGGTGTTTTTGTTGAACAAGTGATTCGTCCAACTGGTTTATTAGACCCTATTATAGAAGTACGCCCCACTGAAAATCAAATAGATGATTTAATTGAAGAGATTCAAAAACGTGTCGAAGAAGATGAACGTATTTTAGTTACCACCCTAACAAAGCGTATGGCCGAAGAAGTAACGAAATATTTCACTAAACTTCAAATACGTACGCGTTATATTCATTCTGATGTGGATACCTTAGAACGTGTTGAAATTATGCAAGATTTACGTGCTGGTCGTTTTGATGTATTAGTAGGAGTCAATTTATTACGTGAAGGATTGGATTTACCCGAAGTTTCATTGGTTGCTATTATGGACGCTGACAAAGAAGGCTTCTTACGTTCCCATAGATCTTTAACGCAGACTGTAGGACGTGCTGCACGTAATTTAAACGGAATGGCTATCATGTATGGAGATAAAATAACCAATAGTATGAAAATTACTATCGATGAAACCAATCGTCGTCGTGAAAAACAAATAGCTTATAATGTTAAAAATAACATTCAACCAAAGGCTTTAAATAAATCCTTAGATAACGATTTAGTCAATAATCCATATCAGAAAAAAGATTTCACTCTAGAAGTTACCAAAGCTGCTGAAAACGAAAATGAATATCTTACAAGACCACAAATAGAACAAAAAATAAAAACAAAACAAAAAGAAATGGAACAGGCTGCCAAAAATTTAGAATTTATTCTAGCGGCATCTATTCGTGACGAAATAAAGTGGCTTAAAGAAAAATTAAATTCGTAA
- the cshB gene encoding RNA helicase (DEAD-box RNA helicase. Probably has an RNA-dependent ATPase activity and a 3' to 5' RNA helicase activity that uses the energy of ATP hydrolysis to destabilize and unwind short RNA duplexes; Contains 1 helicase ATP-binding domain; Contains 1 helicase C-terminal domain.; KEGG: mpe:MYPE8030 ATP-dependent RNA helicase CshB), translated as MKNEITMSNQQKITSFLLNLEIKELNPLQQAVLDCYDSYTDFVILSPTGSGKTLSFLLPLVLDLDPALKGIQTLIIAPTRELALQIESVVKTMKTGFKTNCVYGGHKIWIERNDLSVQPSLLIGTPGRIVDHIEHNRLNLKHVKNVVLDEFDKTLEFGFEKDIQFILNQLPKNKKQLFTSATQAIEFPNFIQFNKKHEINFLESTTLEKRLQFKKVVIEDRDKLVDLKQLLYDLGNEPTLVFCNHREPVERISYMLKKEGIVHDIFHGGLDQKERERTLIKYRNKSCNLLITTDLAARGIDISMIQNIIHYHLPVSEDAFIHRNGRTARVNETGTIFLLLNPDDTLPEYIKENITLYHPAKNIEFITNPHFETLYIGKGKKDKVNKGDILGFLSHQTDLDKNDIGQIDVRDYFSYVAITRSKMKNTLKQIRNKKIKNKKAKFDVAK; from the coding sequence ATGAAGAATGAAATCACTATGTCAAATCAACAAAAAATAACATCATTCCTTCTAAATCTAGAAATTAAAGAGTTAAATCCTCTTCAACAAGCTGTTTTAGATTGCTATGATTCATATACTGATTTTGTCATCTTATCACCAACTGGATCAGGGAAAACACTTAGTTTTTTACTACCGCTTGTTTTAGATCTAGATCCAGCCTTAAAAGGAATTCAAACTCTGATTATTGCTCCTACTCGTGAATTAGCATTACAAATAGAATCGGTTGTTAAAACAATGAAAACAGGTTTTAAAACCAATTGTGTTTACGGAGGACATAAAATATGGATTGAGAGAAATGATTTAAGTGTTCAACCTTCCCTATTAATTGGTACTCCAGGAAGAATTGTTGATCATATCGAACATAATCGTCTCAATTTAAAGCATGTAAAAAACGTAGTTTTAGATGAATTCGATAAAACATTAGAATTTGGTTTTGAGAAAGATATTCAATTCATTTTAAATCAATTACCTAAAAATAAGAAACAACTTTTTACTTCGGCTACACAAGCTATTGAATTTCCTAATTTCATTCAATTTAACAAGAAACATGAAATTAATTTTTTAGAAAGTACAACCCTAGAAAAAAGGTTGCAATTCAAAAAAGTTGTTATTGAAGATCGTGATAAATTAGTTGACTTAAAACAACTTCTATATGATTTAGGTAACGAACCAACACTTGTTTTTTGCAACCATCGTGAACCTGTCGAACGCATTAGTTATATGCTAAAAAAAGAAGGTATTGTTCATGATATCTTCCATGGAGGTTTAGATCAAAAAGAAAGAGAACGTACTTTAATTAAATATCGAAATAAAAGCTGTAATCTTTTAATTACAACTGACTTAGCTGCTAGAGGAATTGATATTTCCATGATTCAAAATATCATACATTATCATCTTCCTGTATCAGAAGATGCTTTTATTCACCGTAATGGTCGAACAGCTCGAGTAAATGAAACAGGAACTATTTTCTTACTTTTAAACCCGGATGATACACTTCCTGAATATATTAAAGAAAACATTACTTTATATCATCCTGCAAAAAATATCGAATTCATTACAAACCCTCATTTTGAAACGCTATACATTGGGAAGGGGAAAAAAGACAAAGTCAATAAAGGTGATATTTTAGGTTTTCTTAGTCATCAAACCGATTTAGATAAAAATGATATTGGCCAAATCGATGTTCGTGATTATTTTTCTTATGTTGCGATTACCCGTTCTAAAATGAAAAATACTTTAAAGCAAATTCGTAATAAAAAAATTAAAAATAAAAAAGCTAAATTTGATGTTGCGAAATAA